The Nocardia sp. NBC_00508 nucleotide sequence GCTGCTGCTCACCGGCCGGTCCGTGGAACGCGGTCGGGATCTGGCGGCGGAGACCGGTGCGGCGCTGCGGGTGTGGGATCTGGCCGATCCGGCTCCCTTTCGAGCGGGTGTGCGTGCGGTCGCCGGGCTGGTCAACGACCCCGATGACCGGATCCTGCGGGCGGCGATCGCGGGCGGGGTGCCGTTCGTCGACGTCACCCGCTGGACCAGCCGTTTGCAACGCGCCGCGACCGTGGCCTCGATGCTCCGTCCGGCCGCACCTGTGCTGCTGTCCTCGGCGTGGATGGGTGGCGTCACCAGCCTCGTCGCGGCCCATCTCGCCGACGAGCTCGGCGGCGCGGACACCGTCGAGGTGGCGATCCGCTGGGACTTGCGGGACCGAGCCGGGGCCGACTCGGTGGAGTTCATGGACCGGCTGGGACTGGACTACGAGGTGGTCGAGGACGGGCAGCGGCGCACCGTGATGCCGCTCAGCGACGCTCGCCGAATCCGCATCGGCGACAGCGTCACCCGGGTCGCCCGCATCGACACGCCGGAACAGTTCACACTGCCCCTGACACTCGGCACCACCACCGCGGCAACCCGTATCGGATTCGATTCTGCCGCGTCCACTTCCGCGTTGCTCGCGGTCAAGCGAATCGGGTTCTTCCGCTGGGGGCGCGGCGACTGCTTCGCCGGTGCGCGGCGGACATTGCTGTATGCGCCCGGTGAGGGCGGCATCGCCAAGCTACGCATCGATGTCACCCACGGCGGAATCACCCGTACCGCGGTCGTGACCGACCCGGCCGGGCAAGCCCACCTCACGGCGGTCGGCGCACTGCAAGGAATATTCCGAGTGCTGGGCCTGGACGGCGCACCCGCGTCTCCCGGCGTCAGCTTCCCAGAGCAGACACCCGCGCCCGCCGAGGTTCCGACCATGCTGGCGAACCACGGTGTGCGGGTCGACACCGTAGCCGAGACCGGCAGGGCCGCATGACCCAGCCGCGCGGCGCCGCCCGGACCACCAAGGGAACCCAACGCCGAAGCGACCTGCTCGACATAGCCGAACGGATCCTCACCGAATCAGGTCACGGCGAACTGACCATGCGCGCCGTCGCCTCCGCCGCCGAGATACGGCTGGGCCATCTGCAGTACTACTTTCCGAACCGCGGCGATTTGGTCACCGCAGTACTGAACCGCTCCCTCGAACAGTCCTTGCAACGCCTCACCCCGCTGCTGACATCCAACCAACCCGCC carries:
- a CDS encoding saccharopine dehydrogenase, with protein sequence MNDDLQFDAQGPVLLVGGYGTVGAEVARMAAASLPLLLTGRSVERGRDLAAETGAALRVWDLADPAPFRAGVRAVAGLVNDPDDRILRAAIAGGVPFVDVTRWTSRLQRAATVASMLRPAAPVLLSSAWMGGVTSLVAAHLADELGGADTVEVAIRWDLRDRAGADSVEFMDRLGLDYEVVEDGQRRTVMPLSDARRIRIGDSVTRVARIDTPEQFTLPLTLGTTTAATRIGFDSAASTSALLAVKRIGFFRWGRGDCFAGARRTLLYAPGEGGIAKLRIDVTHGGITRTAVVTDPAGQAHLTAVGALQGIFRVLGLDGAPASPGVSFPEQTPAPAEVPTMLANHGVRVDTVAETGRAA